One Ethanoligenens harbinense YUAN-3 genomic window carries:
- a CDS encoding AIPR family protein — protein MANVKFKVEALRTLASPYRKGDKDENTFETIYYLLVDMKDLPSELPLDVNPREPKMTTSVARSLLNAVIEPETDFYINNRGIVIAAKSLSFNSTDSEVSVDLGNQDDENDKFQYGILDGGHTYTAIMEKRNKITNDIRKYVRVEVITNVQNITRLSDARNTSVQVSDMALFNLDNNFEDVKDAVSGQVYADWIAYKDNENKAIHVSELLRLMYAFDIDRFPDDNAAPVQSYSGKAQVFKRYKQAFETPFYKSLTKQIPVLVELYDLIERELPEKYKEYKKSQGVSNPRFGSVRGIESLENETKTEFFSKSVKYSVSTGYIYPIFGAFRSLLRFDKKAGTLSWLFNPVDIWNEVGISIVQNTFETYTNPQLAGKDKQLWLSNYRIVETQSLRKLLSRK, from the coding sequence ATGGCAAATGTAAAATTTAAAGTCGAGGCCCTTCGCACCCTCGCATCCCCTTACAGAAAGGGCGACAAAGACGAAAACACCTTCGAAACCATCTACTATCTGTTGGTGGATATGAAAGACCTTCCTTCGGAGCTCCCGCTGGATGTCAATCCTCGCGAACCCAAGATGACAACGAGTGTTGCTCGCAGTCTGCTGAATGCTGTTATAGAACCGGAAACAGACTTCTACATCAACAACCGCGGTATTGTCATTGCAGCAAAGTCTCTCTCTTTTAATAGTACGGATTCCGAGGTATCCGTTGACCTTGGTAATCAGGACGATGAAAACGACAAGTTCCAGTACGGCATTCTTGATGGTGGTCACACTTACACAGCCATTATGGAAAAGCGCAACAAAATCACGAATGATATTCGCAAGTATGTGCGTGTTGAAGTCATCACCAACGTGCAGAACATAACCCGGCTATCCGATGCTCGCAACACATCTGTTCAGGTATCTGATATGGCACTGTTCAACCTTGATAATAACTTTGAAGACGTTAAAGACGCTGTTTCCGGTCAGGTATACGCCGACTGGATCGCTTACAAAGACAATGAGAATAAAGCAATTCATGTTTCCGAACTACTTCGACTTATGTATGCCTTTGACATCGACAGGTTTCCCGATGATAACGCTGCACCGGTTCAAAGCTATTCCGGCAAGGCGCAGGTGTTCAAGCGCTATAAGCAGGCTTTTGAAACGCCTTTCTACAAGTCTCTGACAAAACAGATTCCTGTGTTGGTTGAGCTTTATGACCTGATAGAACGTGAACTTCCTGAAAAGTACAAAGAATACAAGAAGTCACAGGGTGTTTCTAATCCCCGTTTTGGCAGCGTGCGAGGAATCGAATCTCTCGAAAATGAAACCAAAACCGAGTTTTTTTCCAAATCCGTGAAGTATTCAGTTTCGACCGGCTACATCTATCCCATTTTTGGAGCCTTCCGTAGTCTGCTTCGATTTGACAAAAAAGCTGGAACCTTATCCTGGTTGTTTAATCCTGTAGATATCTGGAATGAAGTAGGTATTTCTATTGTGCAGAACACCTTTGAAACATACACAAACCCTCAACTTGCCGGTAAAGATAAGCAACTTTGGCTTTCAAATTACCGTATTGTTGAAACGCAGAGTCTCCGCAAACTTCTCAGCCGCAAATAA
- the ilvB gene encoding biosynthetic-type acetolactate synthase large subunit, whose translation MKMTGAQVVVNCLIEQGVDTVFGFPGGAVLNIYDALYEYQSRIRHILTCHEQGAAHAADGYARSTGRTGVVIATSGPGATNLVTGIATAYMDSVPMVAITGNVNVGLLGRDSFQEVDITGITAPVTKHNFIVKHAEELAPTLRRAFAIANSDRPGPVLIDIPKDITAAQIDYTPETPKPDVETNTPLPDLGEALDLLTQSQRPFIFAGGGAVASGACDTLAAFAEKIDAPVALSLMGLGSFLPESPRFTGMLGMHGSKASSYAVENCDLFIALGTRFSDRVLCHTDSFAKNAKILQIDIDPAEINKNIPVFASVAGDLGTILTALLRQLPDRISHTEWMKNVQAIKANYPIDRPLDGDTMPYAVLSTLHDLAPDAIVTTEVGQHQMWAGQYFHFTRPRHFLTSGGLGTMGFGLGAAIGAQVAHPGEHVINVAGDGSFFMNLNELATAVTYDLPVIELIMNNGVLGMVHQWQQFFYKEHYSHSVLDRQTDLSALARAFGALPFTIARPADIRPVLSESLQSGRPCVINCLIDPGENVLPMVPAGKPVGDPILSLEKGGGNETH comes from the coding sequence ATGAAGATGACCGGCGCGCAGGTTGTCGTAAACTGTCTGATTGAACAAGGTGTCGACACGGTCTTTGGTTTTCCAGGCGGTGCTGTCCTGAATATCTACGACGCGCTGTACGAATATCAGTCCCGCATTCGGCACATTCTCACCTGCCACGAGCAGGGCGCGGCCCACGCGGCGGATGGATACGCCCGTTCCACCGGCCGCACCGGCGTGGTCATCGCCACGTCCGGGCCGGGTGCCACCAATCTGGTCACCGGTATTGCCACCGCTTATATGGACTCGGTGCCTATGGTGGCCATCACCGGGAACGTGAACGTCGGTCTTCTCGGGCGCGATTCGTTTCAGGAAGTGGACATCACCGGCATCACCGCGCCCGTCACCAAGCACAATTTCATCGTCAAGCACGCAGAAGAACTGGCCCCCACTCTGCGGCGGGCATTCGCCATCGCAAACAGCGACCGCCCCGGCCCAGTGCTGATTGATATCCCCAAAGATATCACCGCCGCACAGATCGACTATACGCCTGAAACACCCAAACCCGATGTGGAAACGAACACTCCCCTGCCCGATCTGGGCGAGGCGCTTGACCTGCTCACTCAGAGCCAGCGTCCGTTCATTTTTGCCGGCGGCGGTGCGGTCGCTTCAGGCGCCTGTGACACACTGGCCGCTTTTGCGGAAAAGATCGATGCGCCGGTTGCGCTCAGCCTGATGGGGCTCGGCTCTTTCCTGCCGGAAAGCCCGCGTTTTACCGGCATGCTGGGAATGCACGGCTCCAAAGCTTCTTCTTATGCGGTGGAAAACTGCGACCTATTTATCGCCCTAGGCACTCGTTTTTCCGACCGCGTGCTCTGCCACACCGATTCGTTCGCCAAAAACGCAAAGATCCTGCAGATTGACATCGATCCCGCCGAAATCAACAAGAACATTCCGGTCTTCGCTTCGGTCGCGGGGGATCTCGGCACCATTCTGACTGCCCTGCTCCGACAGTTGCCCGACCGCATTTCCCACACCGAATGGATGAAAAATGTGCAGGCCATCAAAGCGAACTATCCTATTGACCGGCCGCTCGACGGCGACACTATGCCCTATGCCGTGCTTTCCACGCTCCACGACCTCGCGCCGGATGCCATCGTCACCACCGAAGTGGGCCAGCACCAGATGTGGGCGGGGCAATACTTTCACTTTACGCGCCCACGCCATTTCCTCACATCCGGGGGACTAGGCACCATGGGCTTCGGGCTGGGTGCTGCCATCGGCGCACAGGTCGCCCACCCCGGCGAACACGTCATCAACGTGGCGGGCGACGGCAGTTTTTTTATGAACCTGAACGAACTGGCTACCGCCGTCACTTATGATCTGCCGGTCATCGAGCTGATTATGAACAACGGCGTGCTGGGCATGGTGCACCAATGGCAGCAGTTCTTCTATAAAGAACACTATTCACACTCCGTCCTCGACCGGCAGACCGATCTTTCCGCTTTGGCCCGCGCATTCGGCGCGCTGCCGTTCACCATCGCGCGTCCGGCGGACATCCGCCCCGTGCTTTCCGAATCCCTGCAGAGCGGGCGGCCCTGCGTCATCAACTGCCTCATCGATCCAGGTGAAAATGTGCTGCCGATGGTACCGGCCGGCAAACCGGTCGGTGATCCCATCCTCTCGCTGGAGAAAGGAGGCGGCAATGAAACGCATTGA